A single region of the Ptychodera flava strain L36383 chromosome 9, AS_Pfla_20210202, whole genome shotgun sequence genome encodes:
- the LOC139141239 gene encoding uncharacterized protein codes for MAFTEERFKRQLAIAEIKLDEIAELSNSEDTADITTAYEQIGELIKRLDKLKDETAEYMLEAESDLEHVKEWTTTQKESIQSFREARQRIRKQLDEAVERDVQLKLEKELHIQRVVNEEQSKYRAQQQMEIEEAAARQQRREEEWYRQKLDFERQIEASRAERVDHREERASSAPSTQAVKLQNIQSHHSLVTTRTGYAFGISLQ; via the coding sequence ATGGCATTTACCGAGGAGAGATTCAAACGACAGCTGGCAATTGCCGAAATCAAACTTGATGAAATTGCAGAGCTATCCAACAGTGAGGACACGGCGGACATTACCACGGCATATGAACAAATAGGAGAGTTGATCAAGCGACTTGATAAATTAAAAGACGAGACAGCCGAATATATGTTGGAAGCAGAGTCCGACTTAGAACATGTGAAGGAGTGGACAACAACACAGAAAGAGTCCATCCAGTCATTTAGGGAGGCGCGTCAGCGTATCAGAAAACAGCTGGATGAAGCTGTGGAAAGAGACGTACAACTCAAGCTTGAAAAAGAGCTACATATCCAGCGCGTGGTAAATGAGGAACAGTCAAAATACAGAGCACAACAACAAATGGAAATTGAGGAGGCAGCTGCACGCCAACAAAGACGAGAGGAAGAGTGGTATAGACAGAAACTAGATTTCGAGAGACAGATCGAAGCCAGCCGTGCCGAACGAGTTGACCACAGGGAGGAGCGTGCATCATCAGCGCCCTCAACACAAGCAGTGAAGCTTCAGAATATACAATCACACCATTCTCTGGTGACTACAAGGACTGGTTACGCTTTTGGAATCAGTTTACAGTAG
- the LOC139141241 gene encoding uncharacterized protein, giving the protein MKRSLSKAIGRALLKFEELEEVLLDVETFMNNRPLCYMEEDFEQVVITPNLLLLGQPERFLEESIDDMDDSRDVMSKQLKYLRSCRENVRKRWLNEYLHALQERCSKRVEAKDQELPGKNSIVLLKDTTKNRANWKIGRIVDNIVGKDGVTRGYKIRTGSGYVVERPLQLVCDLEVSGTNDTTGVGTIAEPDADPVINQTRTSADEEERDQTTKS; this is encoded by the coding sequence ATGAAGAGAAGTTTGTCGAAAGCTATAGGAAGAGcactactgaaatttgaagAGCTTGAGGAAGTTCTGCTCGATGTGGAGACGTTCATGAACAACAGACCATTGTGCTATATGGAAGAAGACTTCGAGCAAGTAGTGATCACCCCAAACCTGCTGTTGCTTGGACAACCAGAGCGGTTTCTTGAGGAGAGCATCGATGACATGGATGACTCGAGAGATGTGATGAGTAAGCAGCTGAAGTACTTACGATCCTGCAGAGAAAACGTTCGCAAACGTTGGTTGAATGAGTACCTTCACGCCTTGCAGGAACGTTGCAGCAAGAGGGTTGAGGCCAAGGATCAGGAGTTACCAGGAAAGAACTCGATTGTTCTACTCAAGGACACAACCAAGAATCGAGCAAATTGGAAGATAGGACGGATTGTAGACAACATCGTAGGAAAAGATGGAGTGACAAGAGGATACAAGATCCGGACAGGCAGTGGCTATGTTGTTGAGAGGCCACTCCAGTTGGTGTGTGATCTGGAAGTCAGCGGAACTAACGACACAACAGGGGTTGGCACTATAGCTGAACCAGATGCTGACCCTGTGATTAACCAGACACGCACTTCAGCTGATGAAGAGGAAAGAGATCAAACCACCAAGAGTTGA
- the LOC139141240 gene encoding uncharacterized protein yields the protein MRIVYDCSARANVRSPSLNDCLETGPPLQPLLFDIIARNRMRKFCITGDIQKAFLQIRVHEQDRDALRVLWYNNLQDREVTEYRFTRVIFGATSSPYILGVTLQKHIEVYEQEYPTTVHSLLEDTYVDDIQGGGNKEDDIATFKAESTKILSEGGFNLHKWHSNIDHLNTTNDKKEEETYTTRSVGNTSGNETKILGIPWNKEEDTLTISFESCQKSSEPITKRKMLADINSIFDILGWSSPVTIIAKLIFSEVCLLQLHWDEEIPDEIQRKWQMWTNSLQHAPTITIPRCVFTGNPTHYEMHGFADASKTAVCAAIYIVAYENSTLVSQNLLTAKARVTPKHMSIPRLELIAAHTLAKLQNNVSKALSNFPITACHSWVDSTTVLYWLSNHGEWSTFVRNRVKKIDELTESKWRYVPTAENPSDLGTRGSAPSRLGKMWFQGPSWLSSEGDRPVQPEISESEGAKSEKKSTKKREVMLLLEDATQNDTKAWSQELLSKFKFWKLLRITSYMKRFIDGCKGMRRVGPLTKSEITASEKVLDAPAKSALPTYRTEFNEPFDVTGVDFAGPLMYKSEKHETRKAYIALFTCASTRAVHLKLCRDLSVNEFKRQLKEFVARRGSPSVMVSDNAKTFIATKR from the exons ATGAGAATAGTGTATGACTGCTCAGCGAGAGCCAACGTGAGAAGCCCTTCACTCAACGACTGCCTAGAGACGGGGCCACCACTACAACCACTTTTGTTTGACATCATCGCAAGAAATCGTATGCGAAAGTTTTGTATCACAGGAGATATTCAGAAAGCTTTCCTGCAAATCAGAGTGCATGAACAAGACAGGGATGCACTGCGAGTTCTGTGGTACAACAATCTACAAGATCGTGAGGTGACAGAGTACAGATTCACACGGGTTATCTTTGGAGCAACGTCAAGTCCATATATTCTTGGTGTAACATTGCAGAAGCACATCGAGGTCTATGAACAGGAATATCCAACAACAGTACATAGCTTGCTGGAAGATACATATGTTGACGATATTCAAGGTGGTGGGAACAAAGAAGATGACATTGCGACTTTCAAGGCAGAGTCCACCAAAATACTGTCAGAGGGTGGTTTCAATCTTCACAAATGGCATAGCAACATCGATCACCTCAACACAACAAATGACAAGAAGGAAGAGGAAACTTACACAACAAGGTCTGTTGGCAACACATCTGGCAATGAGACAAAGATTTTAGGTATTCCATGGAACAAGGAGGAGGACACATTGACGATCAGTTTTGAATCATGCCAGAAGAGCAGCGAACCAATCACTAAAAGGAAGATGTTAGCTGATATCAACAGCATCTTTGACATACTTGGATGGAGTTCTCCAGTCACTATAATTGCGAAATTGATCTTCAGTGAAGTGTGCCTTCTTCAGCTACATTGGGATGAGGAAATTCCAGATGAAATTCAGCGAAAATGGCAGATGTGGACAAACAGCTTGCAGCATGCACCAACCATAACTATACCACGCTGTGTGTTTACTGGCAACCCTACACATTATGAGATGCATGGATTTGCAGATGCTAGCAAGACTGCTGTTTGTGCTGCAATATACATCGTTGCGTATGAAAACTCTACACTGGTCAGCCAGAATCTACTCACAGCTAAAGCAAGAGTCACTCCTAAACATATGAGCATACCAAGGTTGGAGTTGATTGCCGCACATACCCTAGCCAAACTGCAGAATAACGTCAGCAAAGCTTTGTCCAATTTCCCTATCACAGCTTGTCACAGTTGGGTAGACAGCACCACTGTTTTATACTGGCTGTCTAATCATGGAGAATGGTCAACATTTGTGCGCAATCGGGTCAAGAAGATTGACGAGCTGACAGAGTCCAAGTGGAGATATGTGCCAACAGCAGAAAATCCAAGCGACCTGGGAACTAGAGGGTCAGCACCAAGTCGACTCGGGAAGATGTGGTTTCAAGGGCCAAGCTGGCTCTCAAGTGAAGGTGACAGACCAGTTCAACCAGAGATTTCCGAGTCAGAGGGAGCCAAGTCAGAGAAAAAGTCAACGAAGAAAAGAGAAGTGATGCTTCTACTGGAAGATGCAACTCAGAATGACACGAAAGCATGGTCACAAGAGCTTCTGAGCAAGTTCAAATTCTGGAAGCTTCTACGCATAACGTCATATATGAAGCGTTTCATAGATGGCTGTAAGGGGATGAGACGAGTGGGACCACTCACTAAATCAGAGATCACAGCATCAGAGAAG GTGTTAGATGCTCCAGCTAAATCAGCCCTGCCCACCTACAGAACGGAATTTAATGAGCCGTTCGATGTGACAGGTGTGGACTTTGCAGGGCCACTCATGTACAAATCAGAAAAGCATGAGACCAGAAAGGCTTACATTGCCCTCTTCACGTGTGCCAGCACCAGAGCTGTGCACCTCAAGCTTTGTAGAGACCTGTCTGTGAATGAATTCAAGCGACAGTTGAAGGAGTTTGTTGCACGGAGAGGATCACCAAGTGTCATGGTGAGCGACAACGCCAAGACCTTCATCGCGACCAAACGGTAG